In one window of Onychomys torridus chromosome 5, mOncTor1.1, whole genome shotgun sequence DNA:
- the LOC118583483 gene encoding prolactin-3D4-like, whose translation MPLALTLPNAGICMLLLVSNLLLWEHVASKPTGPMSIEDLYYRVVDQSHTTYYLAADLYHEFDMKYFNSSWIKDRRLSLCHTASIHTPESREEIHETKTEDLLKAMINISHAWEEPLRHLVSAVPTLPGASDKMLKRASAVKNRTRVLQEGMKIILSRSHKEVEKGAYPACSGLADLQSSDEDTLRFAFYGLVRCLKRDTHKIDTYLKMLRCREIFYNECFFE comes from the exons CAGGGATATGTATGTTGCTTCTGGTGTCAAATCTGCTCCTTTGGGAGCATGTGGCCTCCAAACCAACTGGACCTATGTCCATTGAAGATCTGTATTATCGAGTGGTTGATCAGTCTCATACCACATATTACCTGGCTGCAGATTTATACCATGAATTT GACATGAAATATTTCAATAGCAGTTGGATCAAGGATCGGAGGCTCAGCCTTTGCCACACTGCTTCCATCCATACTCCAGAGTCTCGTGAGGAAATCCATGAAACAAAA ACTGAAGACCTTCTAAAAGCAATGATCAATATTTCCCATGCCTGGGAAGAACCGCTGAGACACTTGGTTTCTGCAGTGCCTACTCTCCCAGGAGCTTCTGATAAAATGCTTAAAAGAGCCAGTGCTGTGAAGAACAGAACCCGCGTGCTTCAGGAAGGAATGAAGATCATACTCAGCAGG AGCCACAAGGAAGTTGAAAAAGGTGCCTACCCTGCCTGCTCTGGACTGGCAGACTTGCAGTCATCTGATGAAGACACTCTCCGTTTTGCCTTTTATGGCCTGGTCCGCTGCCTGAAAAGAGATACTCATAAGATCGACACTTACCTTAAGATGCTGAGGTGCCGAGAGATCTTTTACAATGAGTGTTTTTTTGAATGA